The genomic window CAAATCCAAAATATTCGTATAGTCGAATAGCAATATGACTCCAAGTTTGCGTATGGAGATAAACAGGAGAAGTATGCTCAAGACTTTGTAATAGCTTGAGAGTGTGGGTCATCATAGCTTTTGCAATCCCTTTTCCTTGATAGCTAGGTTTCACAGCAACCCAATGAATAAGCGGATAACGTTCTTTATTAGGTGTCTCTTTCCACCAAGCCGAGCAGGTTCCTATTTTTTCTCCTGAGGAATTTATGACAAATACCATACGTTTTTGTAATTCTTTTAAGTGTGGTGCAAACTTCTCTTCAAAATAATCCAGTGCTTGGACTGTATCCTCAAATTCAGAAACAGCTGTTTCAATAGCTGCCCATTCAACTTCATCATCTTCTTGGTAAAATGCAAAGTGAAAGCCCTCAGGTAAGTGTTGTTCGATAACCGGGAGTTCTAGTAAACGGATCATCCAAATTTCTGCATACGGTATTGTCTTATCCAACAAAAAAGCCCTCCTCTCTTTTTGTAAAAATAAATCTTAGTTAAATACTATCACAAAATTAGCTAGAAGAATGAATAAATTAATATTTGTACATCTAATAAACTAGCTTAACGATAAATAATTCTAGAAAGAAACTGCGTTAATACACTAAAAGTAATGAGTTTTTTTGTAAAGAGATGTTTTTTAGTTTTTTAAATCTAGTGAAAATAGTTCTTTCTTTATTTTTATGATTTGAACGGTAGTTAAGCATTCAAGTTGACTTAGTTCTAAAGCTGTATTACCATCACACTACTAAGACTAAAAAAAGGATACATAGTTTTATTTAAAAAACTTAGATAAGTAAGGATACGTTAAACGAATTTTTCATTAAATAGAGGTATTTTTGAATATCTGTTTAGTGATGTGTTGTTTTGTATGATTATTTAGTTAATGATATTTGTAGTAGTAACCATGAAATAATTAATTCGTCTACTTTAATCTGAAAAAATAGTCCGATATCTTCAATAGAACAAATAGAAAAGGATTTGAAGTGGCGATGGGAAGAAAAGAAATAGTAAATAATTTAGATACAGAATCAGTAGGGAAATCTTTCTTGAGGTATTTAGTTCCGTCCGTTGTCGGTATGTTGTTAATGGCTGTTAATATTATTATTGATGGAATTATGGTTGGCAATAAGCTCGGATCAGTTGCTCTAGCAGGTGTCGGTATTGCTGTACCTGTTTACAGTATTTTTGTGGCGATGTCACTATGGATAGGTGTGGGTGCTGCAACTCGTTATTCCGTTATGATGGGTGCTAAACGGCCAGATCAAGCACGTATTATTTTTTCACATGCGATTAGTACGATATTAGTCCTGACGATAATTATTGGATTCACTGCTTTCATCTTTAGAACAGAACTTGCTTATTTATTAGGCGCAAATGCAGATACGATTGGATATACATCAGATTATCTGAATATTTTATTGCTTTTTGGATTTATCTTTACAGCAGAGAATACTTTTAGTATTTTAGTACGTAATGATGGCGGTCCAAATACAGCAATGACTGCTCTTATAGCTACGTCAGTTGTTAATATTATTTTAAACTATGTATTTTTATTTATATTTGATTTTGGTGTGAAAGGTACCGCTACTGCAACACTGATTGGTGCACTTGTAGGACTTATTATCCTTAGTACGCATTTTTTTAGGAAAAAAAATAATTTGCATTTTGTGCGTTTCAGCTTCGATAAAAGGTTGATTGCTCTCATTTTAGTTATCGGTTTTCCAAGTTTTCTTGCAGAAGTAGGTATTTCCTTTTTTACAGTTTCACATAATATCGTATTTGAAAATCTTGCAGGAACAGTTGGTGTATCTGCCTTTGCGATATTGAATTATGTTCATAGTGTCATGTTGTTGCTGTTTTTAGGAATGGGATCGGCTATTCAACCTTTAATTAGTTATTACAAAGGAGCTAAGGATGAAAAGAAGATACAAAAAACAATTCAACTCGCAATTGGAACAGCTTTGATAGCAGGCATCTTATTTATGCTCATTGGTCAGTTTGCAGCAACACAAATCGTCAGATTGTTTGGTGACTTCCCTGAAGAAGTCGTAGTATTAGCAGTATCAGGTATTAAATTATTTTTTATTGCCTATCTCTTCATGGGAACCAACTTTGTTATGATGACTTATTATCAATCTATCGGACAAATTCGAATGGCAACATGGATTACTGCAGCACGTGGTATAATCGTTTTACTGATTATGCTTATGATTCTGCCTAAATTATTTGGTTTGACAGGTTTATGGCTTGCCGTTCCAGCATCGGAATTTATTGTTCTTTTGACTATTTATTATTACCATAAAAGATGGCACAGTAAAAATAGCCATTCGACATTATAGAATAAAAAGCAGTAACTAAAATTGTGCAGTAGTAAAAGCTACTCTGCTCATTTAGTTGCTGTTTTTAGTTTTTTAGTAGAATAAATGAGTCTTAACATCGTGATGGATACTTACAATAACTTGTTTTCCCATTCGCTTTAAGAAATAATGAAGTCGTTAACAACACTAGTGAAAATGAGCTGATTCTTTAAGGTGAACAGATGAAATAGTTTGTTATTTATTAATTTAAGGAGGGGGAGATAAAGATGACTACCACTACGTTTATAGTATTTCTTATATTAGCAAGTGTAGTCTATAATAGCTTATGTACAGTAAAATTAAAAGAAGAAGATAATAAACTGAAAAAAGAAATAGAAATCTTGAAAAAAAGCATATCGAATCAATGAGTAATCTATAATTTAAAAGAAGTAAATTTAAAAAATGAGAGACAATCAAAAAATAGAATGAATAAACCAACCAGGATA from Carnobacterium iners includes these protein-coding regions:
- a CDS encoding MATE family efflux transporter, whose product is MGRKEIVNNLDTESVGKSFLRYLVPSVVGMLLMAVNIIIDGIMVGNKLGSVALAGVGIAVPVYSIFVAMSLWIGVGAATRYSVMMGAKRPDQARIIFSHAISTILVLTIIIGFTAFIFRTELAYLLGANADTIGYTSDYLNILLLFGFIFTAENTFSILVRNDGGPNTAMTALIATSVVNIILNYVFLFIFDFGVKGTATATLIGALVGLIILSTHFFRKKNNLHFVRFSFDKRLIALILVIGFPSFLAEVGISFFTVSHNIVFENLAGTVGVSAFAILNYVHSVMLLLFLGMGSAIQPLISYYKGAKDEKKIQKTIQLAIGTALIAGILFMLIGQFAATQIVRLFGDFPEEVVVLAVSGIKLFFIAYLFMGTNFVMMTYYQSIGQIRMATWITAARGIIVLLIMLMILPKLFGLTGLWLAVPASEFIVLLTIYYYHKRWHSKNSHSTL
- a CDS encoding GNAT family N-acetyltransferase yields the protein MLDKTIPYAEIWMIRLLELPVIEQHLPEGFHFAFYQEDDEVEWAAIETAVSEFEDTVQALDYFEEKFAPHLKELQKRMVFVINSSGEKIGTCSAWWKETPNKERYPLIHWVAVKPSYQGKGIAKAMMTHTLKLLQSLEHTSPVYLHTQTWSHIAIRLYEYFGFEISSKNLDGSPNLDYEKTLLILAELKNQNNS